The Deltaproteobacteria bacterium genome window below encodes:
- the moaA gene encoding GTP 3',8-cyclase MoaA: protein MLEKENHRIINYLRLSLTDRCNLRCIYCMPEEGVRFIPHEEILSYEEMLRLVSIAVLAGIRKVRLTGGEPLVRKDVLPFIKKLSEVPGLEEITLTTNGVLLKEFAQGLKECGICRINISMDTLRPDRFRRITGRDYFDRVWEGIHEAERVGFDPIKINVVALKGINDDEITDFARLTLKNPYHVRFIEFMPVGDRNGWCNERFISVDDIRDRIRALGPLDPVPHETLDGPAQRYILRGAKGEVGFIGALSNHFCDRCNRLRLTAEGHLRGCLFSDQECDLKTPLRQGKREGEILKLILETIRRKPAGHGIAFPEPRKCVRHMSSIGG, encoded by the coding sequence CTGTTGGAAAAGGAAAACCACCGCATCATCAACTACCTTCGTCTTTCTCTGACAGACCGCTGCAACCTCAGATGCATATATTGCATGCCGGAAGAAGGGGTGCGATTCATTCCTCATGAGGAAATCCTCTCTTACGAGGAAATGCTCCGGCTAGTAAGTATTGCTGTCCTGGCCGGCATTCGAAAGGTGAGGCTTACGGGCGGAGAACCCTTAGTTAGAAAGGATGTCCTCCCGTTTATCAAAAAACTGAGTGAGGTTCCGGGACTGGAGGAGATCACGCTGACTACCAACGGGGTCCTGCTTAAGGAATTCGCTCAGGGTCTCAAAGAATGCGGGATCTGCAGGATAAACATCAGCATGGACACCTTACGGCCTGACCGGTTCCGCCGCATCACGGGGCGTGATTATTTCGATCGAGTCTGGGAGGGGATTCACGAGGCCGAGCGCGTAGGTTTCGATCCGATCAAGATCAACGTTGTCGCCCTCAAGGGGATCAATGACGATGAGATTACGGATTTTGCCCGATTGACCCTGAAAAACCCCTACCATGTCCGGTTCATCGAGTTCATGCCGGTCGGGGACCGAAACGGCTGGTGCAACGAGCGTTTCATCTCCGTGGACGATATCCGGGACAGGATCCGCGCCCTTGGACCCCTTGACCCCGTCCCGCACGAAACCCTGGACGGACCCGCCCAGAGGTATATCCTGCGGGGCGCAAAGGGCGAGGTGGGATTCATCGGGGCCCTCAGCAACCATTTCTGCGACAGGTGCAACCGCCTTCGCCTGACCGCCGAGGGGCATCTGCGCGGCTGCCTTTTCTCGGACCAGGAGTGTGATCTAAAGACCCCCCTCAGGCAAGGTAAAAGAGAGGGTGAAATCCTGAAGTTGATTTTGGAAACGATCCGGAGAAAGCCGGCCGGACACGGCATCGCATTCCCTGAACCCCGAAAATGCGTCCGCCATATGTCCAGCATCGGGGGCTAG
- a CDS encoding DedA family protein: MTFVDTFLQYLETLPDLLVYFLLGLSAFVENIFPPIPGDTITAFGAFLVGLGRLQFFGVFLSTTVGSLTGFMTLFQLGKILGRTFFTRKDFRFLRSRDILKAESWFNRYGYLLVAANRFLPGIRSAIAVAGGITRLKTMPVILLAAISCGVWNFIWILAGFSLGSEWEVAKERILHFTTRYNLGILLALTLVVLFLLVRRVMRKRKEKASHSPPPRPS, from the coding sequence ATGACCTTCGTCGATACCTTTCTTCAATATCTGGAGACCCTTCCCGATCTGCTGGTCTATTTTCTCCTTGGATTGAGCGCTTTCGTGGAAAACATCTTTCCCCCTATCCCCGGTGACACCATCACGGCCTTCGGGGCCTTCCTGGTTGGACTGGGAAGGTTGCAGTTCTTTGGTGTCTTCCTTTCGACCACTGTGGGGAGCCTTACAGGATTCATGACCCTATTTCAGCTTGGAAAAATCCTGGGGCGGACCTTCTTCACCCGGAAAGACTTCCGGTTCCTGAGATCCCGTGACATCCTCAAGGCGGAGAGTTGGTTCAACCGATACGGCTACTTGCTCGTGGCCGCAAACCGCTTCCTCCCCGGCATCCGCTCGGCCATTGCCGTCGCAGGCGGGATCACCCGGCTCAAGACCATGCCGGTGATCCTGCTGGCTGCCATCAGTTGCGGCGTCTGGAATTTCATCTGGATTCTGGCGGGTTTCTCCCTGGGATCGGAATGGGAGGTCGCCAAGGAGCGAATTTTGCATTTCACAACCCGTTACAACCTGGGCATACTTCTGGCCCTCACCCTGGTGGTTTTATTCCTACTGGTCCGTCGGGTGATGCGAAAGCGGAAAGAAAAAGCTTCCCATTCCCCACCCCCCCGCCCCTCCTGA
- a CDS encoding AMP-binding protein: MIITEILARNARMYGDEVALVERDAASGQRREITWKEFDQQANRVANALISKGVGKGDKVIHLMMNCLEWLPAYFGILRTGAWAVPLNFRFSAEDIKYCADIAEGKAMIFGEEFIDRIEEIRGDLNTIDDFIFVGPADRKPDFAEQYETFLDGHSSEDPRVEIGLLDDAALYFTSGTTGQPKPILLTHRNLEHACIVENRHHNQTHKDNFLLIPPLYHTGAKMHWFGNFIVGAKAVILKGVKPEWIIEAVSEEQCTIVWMLVPWAQDILIAIESGKIKLEDYKLDQWRLMHIGAQPVPPSLVKNWKKVFPNHDYDTNFGLSESTGPGCIHLGIENDHKVGAIGVPGFDWEYRIVDEQFRDVPKGQPGELAVRGPGVMKEYYKNPEATKRTLVDGWLMTGDIARVDEDGFIWLVDRKKDVIITGGENIFPVEIEDFLMANPNIQDAGVIGIPDERLGEIVAAIIQLKPGKSMSEEDVAAYCEALPRYKRPRKIFFGDVPRNPTGKIEKPKLRKQYGGIAESFKA, from the coding sequence ATGATTATTACCGAAATTTTGGCGAGGAATGCCAGAATGTACGGTGATGAAGTCGCCCTTGTCGAAAGGGATGCGGCGAGCGGGCAAAGGAGAGAGATCACCTGGAAAGAGTTTGACCAACAGGCCAACAGGGTCGCCAACGCCCTTATTTCAAAGGGGGTTGGTAAGGGGGACAAGGTGATCCACCTGATGATGAATTGTCTGGAATGGCTTCCCGCCTATTTCGGTATCCTCAGGACAGGGGCCTGGGCGGTTCCCCTCAACTTCCGATTTTCCGCGGAAGATATTAAATACTGCGCGGACATCGCCGAGGGGAAGGCCATGATATTCGGTGAGGAATTTATCGACCGAATTGAGGAGATCCGGGGCGACCTCAATACGATCGATGACTTTATCTTTGTTGGCCCGGCCGACAGGAAACCGGATTTCGCCGAACAGTACGAGACGTTCCTGGACGGCCACTCATCCGAAGATCCCAGGGTGGAGATCGGCCTCCTGGACGATGCTGCCCTCTATTTCACCTCAGGCACCACGGGTCAACCCAAGCCCATCCTTCTTACTCACCGCAACCTGGAACATGCCTGTATAGTCGAGAACCGACATCACAACCAAACCCACAAGGACAATTTCCTGCTCATTCCTCCCCTCTACCATACTGGAGCCAAGATGCACTGGTTCGGGAATTTCATCGTCGGGGCCAAGGCGGTGATCCTGAAGGGAGTAAAACCCGAGTGGATCATTGAGGCCGTATCCGAGGAGCAGTGCACCATTGTATGGATGCTGGTCCCCTGGGCACAGGACATCCTGATCGCCATCGAGAGCGGTAAGATCAAGTTGGAAGATTACAAGCTGGACCAATGGCGCTTGATGCACATCGGGGCCCAGCCGGTTCCGCCCAGCCTGGTCAAGAACTGGAAAAAGGTGTTCCCCAACCACGACTATGACACCAACTTCGGGCTGAGCGAATCCACCGGACCCGGATGCATTCATCTTGGGATCGAGAACGATCATAAGGTGGGGGCCATCGGGGTCCCCGGCTTTGATTGGGAATACCGGATCGTGGACGAACAGTTCCGGGATGTCCCCAAAGGACAACCAGGAGAATTGGCCGTCCGGGGACCGGGCGTCATGAAGGAGTACTACAAGAACCCGGAGGCCACGAAGCGGACGCTGGTAGACGGCTGGCTCATGACCGGGGATATCGCCCGGGTGGATGAAGACGGGTTCATCTGGCTCGTGGACAGGAAAAAGGATGTCATCATTACGGGAGGGGAGAATATCTTCCCTGTTGAAATCGAAGATTTTCTCATGGCCAATCCCAATATCCAAGATGCAGGGGTCATCGGGATCCCGGACGAGCGCCTGGGGGAGATCGTGGCAGCCATCATCCAGCTCAAGCCGGGGAAGAGCATGAGCGAGGAAGATGTAGCCGCTTATTGTGAGGCGCTTCCCCGTTACAAGAGACCAAGAAAGATTTTTTTCGGGGATGTGCCCAGGAATCCCACGGGAAAGATCGAGAAGCCGAAGTTGAGAAAACAGTACGGGGGCATTGCCGAAAGTTTCAAGGCTTAG
- a CDS encoding tetratricopeptide repeat protein: protein MAKKKISRKDLLKKPDEFLTFSERAVIFARDHAKTLKAVGVVLAAAVLIYLALWGYFRYTNKKGLETYNLAYYALLKGKGAEPGKEERKQAEEYFRKVMEDYGLSKARRLATAELASIRFQEGKYKEAAALYWEFLERVPEGSPYQAMARLALAACQEAEGDVQGAVETLKMILSGPDDFFKEQAYLGLARAYRLSKQEDKAREILKKYVETFTDSPFLPMAKAYLEK from the coding sequence ATGGCCAAGAAAAAAATATCCAGGAAAGACCTTCTGAAAAAACCGGATGAATTCCTGACTTTCAGTGAAAGGGCGGTTATTTTCGCCAGGGACCATGCCAAGACCCTGAAGGCGGTCGGGGTGGTGCTCGCGGCCGCTGTCCTGATCTACCTGGCCCTTTGGGGGTATTTCAGGTACACTAACAAGAAGGGGTTGGAGACATACAATCTTGCCTATTATGCCCTTTTAAAGGGCAAAGGCGCCGAACCTGGCAAGGAGGAAAGGAAGCAGGCGGAGGAATACTTCCGTAAGGTCATGGAAGACTACGGGCTTTCAAAGGCCCGAAGGCTTGCCACAGCGGAGCTTGCCTCTATCAGGTTTCAGGAAGGGAAATACAAAGAGGCAGCCGCCCTCTACTGGGAATTCCTGGAAAGGGTTCCGGAAGGAAGCCCTTATCAAGCCATGGCGCGTTTGGCCCTGGCGGCCTGCCAGGAGGCCGAGGGAGATGTTCAGGGGGCCGTTGAGACCTTGAAAATGATCCTTTCCGGCCCGGATGATTTCTTCAAAGAACAAGCCTACCTGGGCTTGGCCCGGGCCTACCGGCTCTCCAAGCAGGAAGACAAGGCCAGGGAAATCCTTAAAAAATACGTGGAGACCTTCACAGACTCCCCCTTCCTTCCCATGGCCAAGGCCTACCTGGAAAAATAG